The DNA segment tcggatctggcatggctgtggctgtggccagcagctacagcttcgattagacccctagctgggaaactctgtatagccctaaaaaaagcaaaaatcattaaaaaaaatgcaacataaaAACTTTAACAAAAGTAACAAGTCAAGTCAAACAGGCACTTATATTAAGAGGAAAAACCAGCTCCTgtctatggctcagtggttaacaaatctgactaggaaccatgagcttgtgagtttgatccctggccttgctcagtgggttaaggatctggcactgctgtgactgtggtgtaggctggtggcagttacagctctgattagaccccctagcctgggaacctccatatgccacgggtatggccctagaaaaagacaaaaaaaaaaaaagagacagagaaaaactgACTAGAAGACATTTTATCTTAAACACCTTATGACAACCTGCTTGCAGTTGCATTTAACTGAGCTCGGTTGCTGTGAAGAATATAGCTCATGCACAGGTATGGATGAATAACTCGTATATTTTTCAAGTATTCACTGAATAccttatatgcacatatacattaAGCTTGACAAAGATTTAATTGACGGTCCCCAGAGAGACTTcatttttgttgatcttttggaagagtttgtctCAAGAGAAGAATGTATGGTTCTGGCTCATGAATCATGTAATGAACCCAGCCTAGACCCTGCTGGACACCAAGCCTCCTCCACTCCTCCTCAGACATCAGATGGATTTGGGGTATTTGTTTGGAAAGTTCTCTGGGTAACATGACATGCTGATACTCATAATGCTCATTGAAGTATTTGTCCAAGTAATAGATCTGCTTAGGAGCCATCCTGTGGTTGGGCGGGTAGGCAGAGCAGGACCGTAGGAACAGGGCATGAAGAATGGGCACAGAGGGCCACGTGTCCAGGTTGGACCAAGGCGAAGACTCAGACcacaaatttctcttttaaaaaaatttttatttcatatatttttatggccgcacctgaggctcatggaagttccccgggccagggattgacgctgagatgcagctgtggcaacaatggatcctcgAACCCACCATACCAGGTCATGCATCAAAtacatgcctcagcagtgacccaagccactgtatgTGGACTccaaacccactgtgccgcagtgggaactcccaaatttctctctctttttttgctttttagggccacacccatggcatatggaggtttccaggccaggggttgaattggagctgcagctgccagccatggcacagccatggcaatgtgggatctgaggcacattttcaatctacaccacagctcacagcaacccaggacccttaacccactgagtgaggccaaggatcaaacccacatcattgtggatactaactgggttcttaacccgctgagccacaatgggaattccttcaaATTTCTCTTAGAAGGACACTGGTCATTGGGTTTAGGGCCCACGCTACTTCAGGATGACCTCATCTTaccttgattacatctgcaaagaccctatttccaaataaggtcacacacCCAGCTACTGGGGTTTAGGATTTCAACCTATCATTTGGCGGGGGAACACACTGTTCAACTCACAATACCCTCCAAGtaacttctgtttattttcttgtgtGTGAGTGTtggtcctccccctccccactccaatGACTCTTTTCAGAATGCTACTGAAATAttacatgtgaatttttttttttgtctttttgccattttcttgggccgctcccacagcacatggaaggtcccaggctaggggtcaaatcagagttgtagccccagggctacgccagagccagcgggatccgagccgagtctgtgacctacaccacagctcatggcaacgtgggatccttaacccactgagtgagtccagggatcgaacctgcaacctcatggttcctagtcggattcgttaaccattgagccacgatgggaactccatacatgtgAATTACTAAATACAAATTCATGGGGGGATGCTCCTTCCCCAAAGTCCAATGAACTTGTTTCAGGTAATTAGCAGTAGTTTCCACTGTAACCCACATCTTGTTCACTGCAAAGGAGAACGAATTCCTTGTCATAATTTGGACTCTGTTTTGGAAAGTTACGGTTCCTTCCCATCAACCCTTATTATTTCCTTGCTCTGGGGTTTTGGTGCCCGTGTTAATTGGAGGGGCTTTTCTCGGGACCCGTGATCCGAAGCTAATGAATGACCTTGGTCATTCCAGGTCagtgtgatgggggtggggggaggcatggGTGAGAACAGGATGTTCAGGACGTGGGTAGGAGGTCGGAGTCAACTTCCCAAGGACTAGATGTCCCTCAGCTGAAGGGGCAGGTGGGCAGAGAGGCAGTGGGCTGGGCAAGAGAGGGTTCCACTGAAACAGAAGCCCAATGTGCCCCGAGGGGGCAGCTGGAGGGTGACCATCCACTCAGGCCTGGGTGGCCATGGCTCAGACTTCCTGGAGCCACAATTGGTTTTTATAGGAGAGCATCACGCTCTGATTAGCAATCACGGGGCTCCACGTGGGCAGTGCATAGAGCTAACTGAGTGAAAGGGGCCTGTTTTCTGAGGGTGTCTGGAGGCTGGTGGGaccaggaaaagaaggagaaggggtgggagggaggttgCAGGGCAGGCTTTGTGCATGCGGCACGATGTCCCTCTCTGTGCCCTGCTGAGTGGGGGCACAGGGTAACAACAGGTTGGAATGAAGGGGCTGGATTGGACAAGAGACATCTGGATATATGTGCGAGGCAGGCACTGGAGATCAGGTGTGTCTGTCTGAGCTGGATGTGCGGTGTCCCTGGTGTTGGCCCAGGGGGAGAGGCATGGGGTAGCAGGAAGCCCCATGACTGCCAGCCTCTGTGGGTGAGGGcaaggggagaggggatgggCAGCCCTCAGCACCCAGGCAGGGGAGGCCACGGAGCAATTTTGCTGGACAGATGGGGCTGAAGGTCAGCAGTTGAAGGATCAATTCAGACCCTGAACTTGGTCTCCAAACTTTCCTGGGACAAAGTAgcctggggacagagaggcagagtggggagggggaaatggcTTTTACTGACCATTTCTCAAATGCAGAACTTGTCCTCCGACTCTCTAccattaaaaataacatcagCCAGAAACCATCATGGGGCAGTTAggtgccaaattttttttttgtctttttagggccatacctgcagcatatggaggttcccaggcaaggggtctaatcagctacagctgccggcctacaccacagccacagcaacagcaacgtgggatctgagccacatcttcgacctacaccacagcttacagcaacgccagattcttaagccactgaacaacgccagggatcgaacccttgtcctcatgggtactagtcgggttcataaaccgctgagacacgatgggatctcctattttaatttttttttaatttttttattttttggccattcctgaggcaagcggaagttcctgggccagggattgcacctgtgccatagcagcgaccccagctgctacagtgataacaccgggtccttaacctactgagccacaaaagaactccccagAGACTATTTTAAACAAACTCGTTTGATCCCtcaacagccctgtgaggtggGTACTCTTATCCTTTTGcgagtgaggaaactgagacacagagaggttagggcactggcccaaagtcacacagcttgtgcGTGGCTGAGCAGGGGCTGGATCCTGGGTGATGTGTTTCTgctctgtgagtcagtgtctgcaAAGCTAGTGGCTCTGAACGAAGCTGCTTGTTGTCATTTCCCGCAAGGCcttgggctgggaggcaggggtaGTGGGGGTGTGATCTGAGGGTGGAAATGACCTAAAATTACCTCCCTGAAAACTTCCCCGCAGCAGCCGCCCCCACCTCCGCCACTTCCCTTTTCGCAACCACTAcagagcaggggtggggaaaTCCTCCAGAAATTGGTAGTGGGAGGAGGGAGCCCAGGGTTCTGGATGGGCAGAGCTGCGGGAggagactgggattgctggagaAAGAAGATGGGCAGGGTTCAAGCTCTGGATGCTTGGGGTCCCggactcaggatttttttttcttcgtacAGCCTCACATGCtgtatatgtaggttcccaggctaggggtcaaatcaaaggtacagctgctggcctacaccacagccacagccacactggatccgagctgcatcggcaacctacctgcagcttgtggcaaggccagatccttaacccactgatcagggccaggaatggaaccctcatcctcatggatactatgttgtggctgtaacccactgcaccacaacacgAACTCTCCTGCCTCAGTGTTGCATGGTACTCAGTCTTGTATTTTACAAAACTGTGTGTGTTGACTAGATTTgagctgggggaagggaaggtTTGAGGGAGGGGGAGACTTCTGCAGAAGGGGCATGGGAGCGGAACCTCCAAGGACAAGAGTGTCAGGGCAGTCAAGCAGTTAGGACAGCAGGTGCAAAAGCCTGGAGGTTTGAAGCAGCATGTTCTGAGTTGCAGGTTAATTTAATGGTGCAAGATGCAGAGAGGGTAGCTAGATAGGAGACTGCAAAATAAGCAGGATTGACGCCAAGAAAGTACATAAAGTCTTGGATCGAATCTTGAGGGCAGTAGGGAGCTATGGAAGGGTTTAGAGCAGGCAGGGACAGGGTCTTATAAGAGTGCCCTAGAGCTCCTCTGGCTGCTGTCTGGAGGataggctggggagaggggagagggaggggcaatTGAGCACTGCAAAGTTAatgaggcctggagttcccattgcggctcagtgggttaagaatctgactagtatctatgaggatgtgggtttgatccttggccttgctcagtgggttaaggatttggcattccagaagctgtggtgtaggtctcagatacaattcggatcctgctgtggctgtggtgtaggccagcagcttacgactctgattcagcccttagcctggggatttccttatgccgcagttgcagccctaaaaagaaaaaaaaaaagctaataaggCCTGAATATGGTAGAGgggtggaaggaagggggaggagttttattttgtaaaattttgaggctgtgcctgcggcatgtagaagttcccagaccagggctggaacccataccacagctataaccaaagccacagcagtgacaatgctagatctttaactgctaggccatgaGGGAATTCCGGGGGGGAGGGTTTTTAACTTATAGAAACTTTaattcgaggagttcccgtcgtggcgcagtggttaacgaatccgactaggaaccatgaggttgcgagttcggtccctgcccttgctcagtgggttaacgatccggcgttgccgtgagctgtggtgtaggttgcagacgcggctcggatcccgagttgctgtggctctggcgtaggccggtggctgcagctccgattcagcccctagcctgggaacctccatatgccgcagaagcggcccaaagaaatagcaaaaagatcaaaaaaaaaaaaaaaagaaactttaattcGAATAGAGCACACACCACCtggcaccagtcagaatggccatcattaaaaagtccacaaataacgaatgctgaagagggtgtggagaaaagggaagcatcctacactgctggtgggaatgtaaattggtacaaccactatggaaaacagtagggaggtacctcagaaaactaaatatagaacatatgacccagcaatcctactcttgggcatatatccagacaaaactttccttgaaaaggacacatgcacccgtatgttcattgcggcattgttcacaacagccaagacatcgaatcaacccaaatgtccatcgacagatgaatggattaagaagatgtggtatatatacacaatggaatactcttcagccataaaaagaacaaaataatgccatttgcaacaacatggatggaactagagactctcatactaagtgaagtaagttagaaagagaacaacaaataccataggatatcacttatatctggaatctaatatacagcacaaatgaacctttccacagaaaagaaatgcatggacttggagaacagacttgtggttgccaagggggagggagaaggagtgggatggactgggaatttggggttaatagatgcaaactattgcctttggaatggataagcaatgggatcctgcagtatagcactgggaactgtatctagtcacttacgatggagcatgataatgggagaaaaaagaatgtatatatgtatgtgtgactgggtcaccttgctgtacagaagaaaattaacagaacactgcaaaccaccagctataatggaaaaaaaataaaaatcatttaaaataaaaaaacaggagttcctgtagtggctcaggggaaatgaatccgactaggaaccatgaggttgtaggtttgatccctggcctcgctcagtgggttaaggagctggcgttgccgtgagctgtggtgtaggtcgcagacatggctcagatcctgaattgctgtagctgtggtgtagaccagcagctgtagctccgatttgacccctatcctgggaaccttcatatgcttcaggtgcagccctaaaaagacaaaaaaaaaaaaaaaaagatagcagtaTTAGTAAAGTcataaacaaaaatttcatttaagAGATTTCACCCTGTTCAGCTGGCTTAGTagtctcttttcatctttttggtctttttggggctgcacccttggcttATGGAGGTGCCCAGCTCCAATtatggggtctaattggagctacagctgctgtctacaccacagctgtagcaactcggaatccaagccgcatctgcgaactacaccatagctcacagccatgtcggattgtcaacccactgagcgaggccaggaatggaaccaggaacctcatggttcctggtcagattggtttccactgcgccacgatgggaa comes from the Phacochoerus africanus isolate WHEZ1 chromosome 4, ROS_Pafr_v1, whole genome shotgun sequence genome and includes:
- the LOC125125781 gene encoding cyclin-dependent kinases regulatory subunit 2-like; amino-acid sequence: MAPKQIYYLDKYFNEHYEYQHVMLPRELSKQIPQIHLMSEEEWRRLGVQQGLGWVHYMIHEPEPYILLLRQTLPKDQQK